A portion of the Drosophila sechellia strain sech25 chromosome 2R, ASM438219v1, whole genome shotgun sequence genome contains these proteins:
- the LOC6609498 gene encoding ficolin-1, with amino-acid sequence MKPICFALCVVSLGLFYLASAEIGENVKIQPYKKYSSSCKELNPKKSGVQKIQVGSYVIEVYCDVTIAGKGWLVVQRRVSVEENFYRNWTSYQTGFGDLKGNFFIGLNNLNKISSLQPQELYIELVDFAGEKRYAHYSVFHVGNVYSNYPITQLGAYSGTAGDSLSYHLYQPFSTFDRDNDNATINCAARYMGAWWYRECLSSNLNGAYLGGSHTDPALFGSGIVWGEWKGFTYSYKTINIMVRPK; translated from the exons ATGAAACCCATTTGCTTCGCACTCTGCGTAGTTTCGCTAGGCCTTTTCTATTTGGCCAGTGCTGAGATTGGTGAAAATGTGAAGATCCAGCCGTACAAGAAGTATAGTTCATCCTGCAAGGAGTTGAACCCCAAGAAGAGCGGTGTCCAGAAGATCCAAGTGGGCTCCTATGTAATCGAAGTGTACTGCGATGTGACAATCGCCGGAAAGGGCTGGCTGGTCGTCCAGCGAAGAGTCAGTGTGGAGGAGAACTTCTATCGCAATTGGACGTCTTATCAGACGGGTTTCGGTGACCTTAAGGGTAACTTCTTCATCGGCTTGAATAATCTGAACAAGATCTCGTCTCTGCAACCCCAAGAGTTGTACATTGAGTTGGTGGACTTTGCTGGCGAGAAGCGGTATGCCCACTACAGTGTGTTCCACGTGGGCAACGTGTACAGTAACTACCCGATAACCCAGCTGGGCGCGTACAGTGGAACCGCCGGAGACAGTCTGAGCTATCATCTGTACCAGCCTTTCAGCACCTTCGATAGGGATAACGACAATGCCACTATCAACTGTGCCGCCAGATACATGGGAGCCTGGTGGTACAGGGAATGTCTTAGCAG CAATCTTAACGGTGCCTATCTGGGTGGAAGCCACACCGATCCCGCGCTGTTTGGCTCTGGAATAGTTTGGGGAGAATGGAAGGGCTTCACATACAGCTACAAGACTATTAACATTATGGTGCGACCGAAATAA